The following are encoded together in the Candidatus Methylomirabilota bacterium genome:
- the gmk gene encoding guanylate kinase, producing the protein MRRRGALFVVSAPSGAGKTTLCREARLRLPDLAYSVSYTTRAPRPGEIDGTDFWFVAEARFRDLRARGEFAEWATVHGHLYGTRASVLEEAQSAGRDILLDIDTQGAAQLRRRYPEAVLVFIVAPSMAELEQRLRERRSDADREIARRLERAREEIAMWREYDYLIVNRDLKEAVDRLTAIIVAERARISRLVLGLPDLDLPQKEVRH; encoded by the coding sequence ATCCGGCGTCGGGGTGCGCTCTTCGTCGTCTCCGCACCCTCCGGGGCGGGCAAGACGACCCTGTGCCGCGAGGCGCGCCTGCGGCTCCCCGATCTCGCCTACTCCGTGTCCTACACGACGCGGGCGCCGCGACCGGGCGAGATCGACGGCACCGACTTCTGGTTCGTGGCCGAGGCGCGGTTCCGCGATCTGCGGGCCCGGGGCGAGTTCGCGGAATGGGCCACCGTGCACGGCCACCTCTACGGCACGCGGGCCAGCGTGCTGGAGGAGGCGCAGAGCGCCGGTCGGGACATCCTGCTCGACATCGACACCCAGGGCGCGGCGCAGCTGCGGCGCCGTTACCCCGAAGCCGTGCTGGTGTTCATCGTCGCGCCCTCGATGGCCGAGCTGGAGCAGCGCCTGCGCGAGCGCCGTTCGGATGCCGACCGGGAGATCGCGCGCCGGCTCGAGCGGGCCCGCGAAGAGATCGCGATGTGGCGAGAATACGATTACCTGATCGTGAACCGGGACCTGAAGGAGGCCGTCGACCGGCTCACGGCCATCATCGTGGCCGAGCGCGCGC